A region from the Parasphingopyxis sp. CP4 genome encodes:
- a CDS encoding toll/interleukin-1 receptor domain-containing protein, protein MTDIFLSYARKNRDRVSEIADGFTNGGYDLWWDTALRAGDNYAIKIEKALDATKSVVVCWSQQAKESLWVRAEATEALDNDKLIQLKLDESRMPLPFNVLNMIPFDGWAGDTSAPEWSQLEQEVGEKTGRLVKASAGNGATLTREAPPELRQRLQGLGPVAATGFAMLILTLGVAILTLLLGEGLIELGMYRTLTLAGFGTACLGAILVFWRFSRTAIATRRS, encoded by the coding sequence ATGACTGATATTTTCTTGTCCTATGCCCGAAAGAACCGGGACCGCGTCAGCGAAATCGCGGATGGATTCACCAATGGTGGCTATGACCTTTGGTGGGATACCGCGCTTCGCGCCGGCGATAATTACGCAATCAAGATCGAAAAGGCGCTTGATGCTACAAAGAGCGTCGTCGTCTGCTGGTCGCAACAGGCGAAAGAATCGCTCTGGGTGCGCGCCGAAGCAACCGAAGCGCTCGACAATGATAAGCTGATTCAGCTGAAGCTCGACGAGAGCCGCATGCCATTGCCATTCAATGTCCTCAACATGATCCCCTTTGATGGCTGGGCCGGCGATACGTCGGCGCCAGAATGGTCGCAGCTCGAACAAGAAGTTGGCGAAAAAACTGGCCGCCTTGTCAAAGCATCGGCTGGCAATGGCGCAACGCTGACGCGCGAAGCTCCGCCTGAATTGCGCCAGCGGCTACAGGGCCTCGGTCCCGTCGCGGCAACCGGCTTTGCCATGCTGATCCTGACCCTGGGGGTCGCCATTCTCACCTTGCTCCTGGGCGAAGGCCTGATTGAGCTTGGCATGTATCGAACGCTGACCCTTGCGGGCTTCGGCACTGCCTGTTTGGGCGCAATCCTGGTCTTCTGGCGTTTTAGCCGGACCGCAATCGCAACGAGGCGATCATGA